One window of the Streptomyces asoensis genome contains the following:
- a CDS encoding acyl carrier protein has translation MNDLSYSDFESVLRRSLPFLDEETPVDEHASLTELGLDSLTLLGLVAELEDRFSVELPDEMLVMETFATPSTLWGSLSKLPRA, from the coding sequence GTGAACGACCTTTCCTACAGCGACTTCGAATCCGTGCTCCGGCGGTCACTGCCCTTCCTCGACGAGGAGACACCCGTCGACGAGCACGCGAGCCTGACGGAACTGGGCCTGGATTCGCTGACGTTGCTCGGCCTGGTGGCGGAGTTGGAGGACAGGTTCTCGGTGGAACTGCCGGACGAGATGCTGGTCATGGAAACCTTCGCGACGCCGTCGACGCTGTGGGGCAGCCTGTCGAAGCTTCCCCGTGCCTGA
- a CDS encoding BtrH N-terminal domain-containing protein produces the protein MSNEGAEFLERQGATDPDFSALDCISATFGITAAWLGHDPSVLGDHWGYHRRTDTVDTEWPVEHLGIQRRTPEEILHDWYGLAADHVHHADSRRAEEYIRARLLEGHPVIAWVDTFHVPHSSFHRQQHHSHRIVIRPGDGNDEERAGSLRIVDRYQGSLFDGFMESSTLFTAMSSDALGEARRGDPDWRNRTVVVKAGPLESGEAEKAAHKETRKETQQERFRSAVARNAHSAAGADLVTACADELRATPDAFTSLSPVGTIEVSAWFGELASQRALNARFLRAAAETCALPSLHDRAADAEALSRRWEMTRNYFFLRFRKGSVAVRRIGDLIAETATLETEWNAKLRESLAGSGPQSADRTLSGPDPLSPPGVAL, from the coding sequence ATGAGCAACGAAGGAGCGGAGTTCTTGGAGCGGCAGGGCGCAACGGACCCGGATTTCTCGGCACTTGACTGTATTTCGGCGACCTTCGGTATCACGGCGGCCTGGCTCGGTCACGATCCGAGCGTTCTGGGAGACCACTGGGGATACCACCGCAGGACGGACACCGTCGACACCGAATGGCCCGTGGAACACCTCGGGATCCAGCGTCGGACACCCGAGGAGATCCTGCACGACTGGTACGGTCTGGCCGCCGACCACGTGCATCACGCCGACTCGCGACGAGCCGAGGAATATATTCGGGCTCGGCTGCTGGAGGGGCATCCGGTCATCGCCTGGGTGGACACTTTCCATGTCCCCCACAGCTCGTTCCACCGTCAACAGCATCATTCTCACCGGATCGTGATCCGCCCCGGGGACGGCAACGACGAGGAAAGGGCCGGTTCGCTGCGGATCGTCGACCGCTATCAGGGGTCCCTCTTCGACGGCTTCATGGAGAGCAGCACGCTGTTCACCGCCATGTCGTCGGACGCGCTCGGAGAAGCCCGCAGGGGTGACCCCGATTGGCGAAATCGCACGGTGGTCGTGAAGGCCGGCCCGCTCGAATCCGGGGAAGCCGAGAAGGCGGCGCACAAAGAGACACGCAAGGAGACGCAGCAGGAGCGGTTCCGCTCCGCCGTCGCCCGGAACGCGCACTCCGCCGCCGGCGCGGATCTGGTGACCGCGTGCGCGGACGAACTGCGCGCCACCCCGGACGCCTTCACCTCCCTCAGCCCCGTGGGAACGATCGAGGTCAGCGCCTGGTTCGGCGAGTTGGCCAGCCAACGCGCCCTGAACGCGCGCTTCCTGCGGGCCGCCGCCGAGACCTGCGCGCTCCCGTCCCTGCACGATCGGGCCGCCGACGCGGAGGCCCTTTCCCGGCGCTGGGAGATGACCCGGAACTATTTCTTCCTGCGTTTCCGGAAGGGATCCGTGGCCGTACGGCGCATCGGCGACCTCATCGCCGAGACGGCGACGCTGGAAACAGAGTGGAACGCGAAACTGCGGGAATCCCTCGCCGGGTCGGGCCCACAATCCGCCGACCGTACACTGAGCGGCCCCGATCCCCTCAGCCCGCCCGGAGTTGCCTTGTGA
- a CDS encoding S-adenosylmethionine decarboxylase family protein has product MTNSSSPATEEINVDDLCSYAVDVWVSDHSILTDEQRLLKILRTAAEKGNATVLGESSHVFPNGAVTAILLLSASHLSIHTWPEFSLANIDLLAYGRLNGERMMQSVELGLSPTRINVTRMLRAVH; this is encoded by the coding sequence ATGACCAACTCCAGCAGTCCCGCCACCGAGGAAATAAACGTCGACGATCTGTGCTCGTACGCAGTCGACGTATGGGTGAGCGACCACAGCATCCTGACCGACGAACAGCGCCTCCTCAAGATCCTGCGCACGGCCGCCGAAAAGGGAAACGCCACGGTACTCGGTGAGTCCTCGCACGTCTTCCCGAACGGTGCCGTCACCGCCATCCTCCTTCTCTCCGCCTCGCACCTGAGCATCCACACCTGGCCGGAATTCAGCCTCGCCAACATCGACCTGCTCGCGTACGGCCGCCTGAACGGCGAACGGATGATGCAGAGCGTGGAGTTGGGTCTCTCGCCCACGAGGATCAACGTGACACGCATGCTGCGCGCGGTGCACTGA
- a CDS encoding acyl carrier protein: MSKYADVTSHQRDELFCDVSTLLKSVDDTFDPDRIAPDAHLLSLTLGSLQLLEFLNRLEERFRISIPDEDLVIDRFSTLEKIVAYVASRQAEAGDGR; encoded by the coding sequence GTGAGCAAGTATGCCGATGTGACGAGCCATCAGAGGGATGAATTATTCTGTGATGTATCCACACTTCTGAAGTCGGTCGACGACACATTCGACCCGGACCGAATCGCACCCGATGCGCATTTGCTTTCCCTCACCCTGGGATCACTTCAGCTGCTCGAGTTCTTGAACCGTCTGGAGGAGCGGTTCCGGATATCCATTCCCGACGAGGATCTCGTCATCGACCGTTTCTCGACCCTGGAGAAAATCGTCGCCTACGTCGCCTCGCGTCAGGCGGAAGCCGGGGACGGGCGGTGA
- a CDS encoding PIG-L family deacetylase — MPERPSPAPLVRRTTHALSADDRPIRLPHTEFDGAEVRFLGEPVDPAVFPASAAELWHACDGTRPYRSWSSLERELIAGWHAAGLVVAAPPPRTQPSSAPVFLSPHPDDAQLALGGLLARFGGRVVDVFSHETWTRHPHYRSRPALASRLLLEEERVACGVLGAELTVLGHLDAADRAAWREGYFLEPHAVDAARATEPELFERVTADLAGEVAGGRPVLVPLAVGGHVDHVLTRQAALELIARKTLEPERVAFYEDMPYSLFADAAAEAGRLAVGPAAAAPVPVLIPASEAAVRTKQEALWPYRLQVLEAVSKRIVRHGRRLGAPGWAERLWVLPESADAFGELASAAAEEAAAAG; from the coding sequence ATGCCAGAGCGCCCCTCCCCCGCCCCCCTGGTCCGGCGCACAACGCACGCACTCTCGGCGGACGACCGGCCGATTCGGCTGCCGCACACCGAGTTCGACGGTGCCGAGGTGCGGTTCCTCGGCGAGCCGGTCGATCCGGCCGTCTTCCCCGCGTCGGCCGCGGAACTGTGGCACGCATGCGACGGAACCCGGCCGTACCGCTCCTGGTCCTCCCTGGAACGGGAGTTGATCGCCGGTTGGCATGCGGCGGGACTGGTGGTCGCCGCTCCGCCGCCCCGCACGCAGCCGTCAAGCGCCCCGGTCTTCCTCTCTCCCCACCCGGACGACGCCCAACTGGCCCTGGGCGGACTGCTCGCCCGGTTCGGCGGCCGGGTGGTGGACGTGTTCTCGCACGAGACCTGGACGCGCCACCCGCACTATCGGAGCCGTCCCGCGCTCGCCTCGCGCCTGCTGCTGGAGGAGGAGCGGGTGGCGTGCGGGGTACTGGGCGCGGAGTTGACCGTGCTCGGCCACCTGGACGCCGCCGACCGGGCCGCCTGGCGGGAGGGCTACTTCCTGGAGCCGCACGCCGTGGACGCGGCCCGCGCGACGGAGCCGGAGCTGTTCGAGCGCGTCACCGCCGATCTGGCCGGCGAGGTGGCGGGCGGGCGCCCGGTGCTCGTTCCGCTGGCCGTGGGCGGGCATGTCGACCACGTCCTGACCCGGCAGGCCGCACTGGAACTGATCGCCCGCAAGACGCTGGAACCCGAACGGGTCGCGTTCTACGAGGACATGCCGTACTCGCTGTTCGCGGACGCCGCGGCCGAAGCCGGCCGGCTCGCGGTCGGGCCGGCGGCGGCCGCGCCGGTCCCGGTGCTGATCCCGGCGTCGGAGGCGGCGGTACGCACCAAGCAGGAGGCGCTGTGGCCCTACCGGCTCCAGGTTCTGGAGGCGGTCTCGAAACGCATCGTCCGCCATGGCCGGCGGCTCGGCGCGCCGGGGTGGGCGGAGCGCCTCTGGGTGCTGCCGGAATCCGCCGACGCCTTCGGGGAGTTGGCGTCCGCGGCGGCGGAGGAAGCCGCCGCGGCCGGGTGA
- a CDS encoding bis-aminopropyl spermidine synthase family protein, with product MLTEVAEAVRLQEGPPGVRSVLRALRRLAPASTKDLSRATGLPVPIVAALGNELRRRGFITTQRPSRLTEDGLDLVARLGMDLSLDATCTTCDGRELVIPDVLDEAVRRLRALMESGPAADMAIDQSHCTAETKVRRVLALLTAGALPGGSLLLIGDDDLVSLAVAVVGDVLGAPIVERVTVVDISPEILDYIRKVSAGLGTRVETVRHDLRLPLPAEIRGQHDVAMTDPPYTPEGARLFLSRAVEGLRPGPAHSIFFSFGGKSPDEMLEVQREIMGLGLVTNALIRNFNEYEGSGILGGVGFFQHLLTTTSTAPSHEGEFSGPLYTGDKRTRQREYTCVACNTRLRVGPGARWTAVAALRTEGCPNCGKGPFRPGRLVPAEDPTTPAEQPPTPAQQAAPPQQAPAPAQGIQP from the coding sequence GTGCTCACGGAAGTCGCGGAAGCCGTCCGGCTCCAGGAGGGCCCGCCCGGAGTGCGGTCCGTCCTGCGTGCGCTGCGCCGTCTGGCGCCCGCCTCCACGAAGGACCTCAGCCGCGCGACCGGCCTGCCCGTCCCGATCGTGGCCGCCCTGGGCAACGAACTGCGCCGCCGGGGATTCATCACCACCCAGCGCCCGTCCCGGCTGACCGAGGACGGCCTGGACCTCGTCGCCCGGCTCGGCATGGACCTGTCCCTCGACGCCACCTGCACCACCTGCGACGGGCGCGAGCTCGTGATCCCCGACGTCCTGGACGAAGCCGTACGGCGGCTGCGCGCCCTCATGGAGTCGGGTCCCGCCGCCGACATGGCCATCGACCAGTCGCACTGCACGGCCGAGACCAAGGTCCGCCGGGTCCTCGCGCTGCTCACCGCGGGCGCGCTGCCGGGCGGCTCGCTGCTGCTGATCGGCGACGACGACCTGGTCTCCCTCGCCGTCGCCGTGGTGGGCGACGTGCTCGGCGCTCCGATCGTCGAGCGGGTGACCGTCGTGGACATCTCCCCGGAGATCCTCGACTACATCCGGAAGGTGTCGGCCGGCCTCGGCACCCGCGTCGAGACCGTCCGACACGACCTGCGCCTGCCGCTGCCCGCCGAGATCCGCGGGCAGCACGACGTGGCCATGACCGACCCGCCCTACACCCCCGAAGGCGCCCGCCTCTTCCTCTCCCGCGCCGTGGAGGGCCTGCGCCCCGGCCCCGCACACAGCATCTTCTTCTCCTTCGGCGGCAAGAGCCCGGACGAGATGCTGGAGGTGCAGCGGGAGATCATGGGACTCGGCCTGGTCACCAACGCACTCATCCGCAACTTCAACGAGTACGAGGGCAGCGGCATCCTCGGCGGCGTCGGCTTCTTCCAGCACCTGCTCACGACCACCTCCACGGCCCCCTCCCACGAGGGCGAGTTCAGCGGCCCCCTCTACACCGGCGACAAACGGACCCGGCAGCGCGAATACACCTGCGTGGCATGCAACACCCGGCTGCGCGTCGGACCCGGCGCCCGCTGGACCGCGGTCGCCGCCCTGCGCACGGAAGGCTGCCCCAACTGCGGCAAAGGCCCCTTCCGCCCCGGCCGCCTCGTCCCCGCCGAGGACCCGACCACCCCGGCCGAACAACCCCCGACCCCGGCCCAGCAAGCCGCACCTCCCCAACAGGCTCCGGCTCCCGCCCAGGGGATCCAGCCCTGA
- a CDS encoding alpha/beta hydrolase gives MRLHTREWGTGDRVAVLVHGLMADHRTWHELVPVLTGRGYRVLAVDLRGHGGSGRGAYAPHLFAQDLLETLPRGPELALGHSLGALALALAVAELEPERAVYSEPAWRLGGPDGTLDPAVFTLFKRAPRLLIRSLRPEWGEREVAAELAALDAWDERSALALSAYRAADHMPAKPLVRSLVQAAEPSTLVSGEMRAELTRRGFEVRTVPDATHAIHRDSFDAFLASLSGWL, from the coding sequence ATGCGACTGCACACCCGGGAGTGGGGCACCGGCGACCGCGTCGCCGTCCTCGTCCACGGCCTCATGGCCGACCACCGCACCTGGCACGAGCTGGTCCCGGTCCTGACCGGCCGGGGCTACCGCGTCCTCGCCGTGGACCTGCGCGGCCACGGTGGCAGCGGCCGGGGGGCGTACGCGCCGCACCTGTTCGCACAGGACCTGCTGGAGACGCTGCCCCGCGGCCCCGAGCTGGCGCTGGGCCACTCGCTCGGCGCCCTGGCCCTGGCGCTCGCGGTGGCGGAACTGGAACCGGAGCGTGCCGTCTATTCGGAGCCGGCCTGGCGGCTCGGCGGCCCGGACGGCACCCTCGACCCGGCCGTTTTCACCCTCTTCAAGCGCGCGCCTCGGCTGCTCATCAGGAGTCTGCGCCCGGAGTGGGGAGAGCGGGAGGTCGCGGCCGAGTTGGCGGCGCTGGACGCCTGGGACGAGCGGTCGGCGCTCGCCCTCTCCGCGTACCGGGCCGCCGATCACATGCCGGCGAAGCCGCTCGTCCGCTCCCTGGTCCAGGCGGCGGAGCCGAGCACGCTGGTGAGCGGGGAGATGCGGGCGGAGCTGACACGGCGGGGGTTCGAGGTGCGGACCGTGCCGGACGCCACGCACGCGATCCACCGGGACAGCTTCGACGCGTTCCTCGCGTCGCTTTCGGGGTGGCTGTGA
- a CDS encoding bis-aminopropyl spermidine synthase family protein yields MTVNSGLWLLSRMCRDGTVRVEPGGTVRPTAVVPAARDDGAPGLVDLTLADGLVDWEVLADVLARRTYTPDPELHQSFDTFASLRRRLAVMDYYDDLDGRTMLQLGDDEMFGVAVGLADGVRHVHVADTDERVLKAIGDEAARLALGLTTHAVDVRRDRPNLSDVDTFFVSGLKDPGGLFLFVATAVSTVSGAGAVGYVSFDLDVYRAGTGAGSGGEPAQREVLRMFDRLDCTVTALLPGDDGLLEDSVLADLAEATRDAARYAASPTELGARLRRLLAQRPAGADLSLYQPGFPHAQLRPISLARIVTGPESRRLASRYLGFLQSAVPAEGGG; encoded by the coding sequence ATGACGGTCAACTCCGGGCTGTGGCTGCTCTCCCGCATGTGCCGGGACGGGACGGTGCGCGTGGAACCCGGCGGTACGGTCCGGCCCACGGCCGTCGTCCCGGCCGCCCGCGACGACGGCGCGCCGGGGCTGGTCGACCTCACGCTCGCCGACGGGCTCGTCGACTGGGAGGTCCTGGCCGACGTCCTGGCGCGGCGCACCTACACACCGGACCCGGAACTGCACCAGAGCTTCGACACCTTCGCCTCGCTGCGGCGACGGCTCGCGGTCATGGACTACTACGACGACCTCGACGGCCGGACGATGCTCCAGCTCGGCGACGACGAGATGTTCGGCGTGGCCGTCGGCCTGGCGGACGGTGTGCGGCACGTGCATGTCGCGGACACCGACGAACGCGTGCTCAAGGCCATCGGGGACGAAGCGGCCCGTCTTGCTCTGGGCCTCACCACGCACGCCGTCGACGTACGCCGGGACAGGCCGAATCTGTCCGACGTGGACACGTTCTTCGTGAGCGGGCTCAAGGACCCCGGCGGTCTCTTCCTGTTCGTCGCGACCGCCGTGTCGACCGTGTCGGGAGCGGGCGCGGTCGGTTACGTCAGTTTTGATCTCGACGTTTACAGGGCCGGCACCGGTGCCGGCTCGGGTGGGGAGCCGGCGCAGCGAGAGGTGCTGCGGATGTTCGACCGACTCGACTGCACCGTCACCGCTCTCCTGCCCGGCGACGACGGGCTGCTGGAGGACTCCGTCCTGGCGGATCTGGCCGAGGCCACCCGGGACGCGGCGCGGTACGCCGCCTCACCGACGGAGCTCGGGGCACGGCTGCGGAGACTGCTCGCCCAGCGGCCCGCCGGTGCCGACCTGTCGCTCTACCAACCCGGATTCCCGCACGCGCAACTCAGGCCCATCTCGCTCGCCCGGATCGTGACCGGCCCGGAGAGCAGGCGGCTGGCGAGCCGTTACCTCGGGTTCCTCCAGAGCGCGGTGCCGGCCGAGGGCGGCGGCTGA